Within the Cotesia glomerata isolate CgM1 linkage group LG6, MPM_Cglom_v2.3, whole genome shotgun sequence genome, the region TTGATTTACTTTTCAGCAATGGTTAATTTATAGTGATAAGTTTTCAAAGTAGTTCTAAATAGATTTGCAATTcgcgataaacaaaatttgtttagttatttattttgttttgtacatGTGAATGTAGTTAtaggtcaaaaattaatttatataattaaaagactaaaaatatttttttaatgggtatatatttatcataaattagttttgatattttttcagcgatagtcatttatgatttaaataattgaaagggtaagaaaaattttgtgacgagcatattattatttttaaaggaatttttatagttaaatttagtatcatcagaaaggtcttgataagaattagtacctttttattttatatattttttagtagtaaattttttagatcaaGTTTTCGGAGGAGTTTTGATAGTTTGTTtgtcccgggaaaaaatgatcagacctgaccatgcctgttcatgtatgatcaggcctgaaattagacatgatcatgcctgtccatgcctgctcatgtctgaagcgtcaaatacgctcaggcctgttcatgtctgatcagacctgtccatgcctgttcatgtctgacggGTTAGATACGCTCAGGtttgatcaggcctgttcatgcctttacatatctgatcagatctgttcatgtctgaagcgtcaAATGCGCTCAGGTCTAATCaggcctgctcatgtctgatcaggcctgtccatacctgtccatgtctgttcatgtctgaagggttaaatacgctcatctctgatcaggcctgtccgtgcctataaaagttaattaaatttaccctacggtaggtttttaatgataatcaaaatacttttatttattcaataataaaatataccgtttattgataatttacaaatttattaatcgaaattaatgtacatacactgaacatattcaaaaatttttttttagcatatTTGGTCCTTAGCATGAATagacatggacaggtatgatcgggcctgagcgtatttaacgcttgagatatgaacagacatggacaggtatAATCAgtcctgagcgtatttaacgcttcagacatgaacagggatgaacagacatggacaggcatgaccaggcatggacaggtatgatcagacctgagcgtatttaacacttcagacatgaacaggcatccAGGCATGACCAtttctaatttcaggcctgatcatacatgaacagacatgagcaggtctaatttcaggcctgatcatatatgaacaggcatggtcaggtctgatcatttttttccggGTAGATTTGATCAGACTTGCATAGTCAgagatgtgataaaaattttttctttgacgaaaaaaatttttttggtcatcACAAAAagtgcaaaattatttttatcattacgtttaaataattttgaaataaaaaatttgttacatttcctatggatgttttggtctgctctgcttctgcctaatattaaaatcattacttattttattatttaaataaatgtgatgttataatgagattcggttaaataaataaattaggactatcaaaatatattataaaatcaatttttatattatatttatgataaacttattCGATACGTTATGTACTTCATAGAATTGTTGTCACATAAGATAGCAGCACAGCAGGCGGGAACTTCAAGGTGCACGGGTATCACCAAGGTTAAACAGCATTGAGCGTGGTCagtagttggatgggtgactgCTGGTGATACAGCCGTACAATTatatgtaatcatttttttttaatttttatttattatagagaATTGCGTATGACTATCAAATactatatccataaaattaagcaaaataattaattaaaagtaacaatgggctttcagacctgaccatgtctgatcaggcctgatcaggtcaattcatgcctgatcaggcatggtcatttttcatgtctgatcaggcctgaagactcatgcctgttcatatctgatcaggtctgatcattttttcccggggttctacaaattttttccatcaCATTTGTTCattaactatttataattgatcctatgatagcactattatttttaaaacttctttCAAAAGTACCCAAACTATGTATCATGTCAtacatatcaaaaaatcattaagccaAAGTATTCTTATTCATAATCCGTAAATCTcggtagtcacatagtgaTTGCAGGTTGTAAGTCTTCATTAtcttgattattaatattatcttttttattagGGATGTATTAAACATCAAGGTACATTTGATACCTTAATGAAAATCAACCCAGAATTCaacaatttgttaaataacatgAAAACAAATGATACAGAATCACTTCAAGATGCAAATGAAAACCATAGTCCCAAAAAACTTTCTGAagaagtaaactttttttctagaTTTGACAAGTCAAGAACTTCACGCATTTCGATTAGATCTCAAGACAGTTACCAATTCGTAAGTAATagatttgaattattcaaaatatcaaaactATTCAAATAAGTTATTAAAGAATCACTCTGTATTATCATATTAGTTACCCTATCAAGAGTTTACCACAGCAGAATGTAATACACAAGTCGACTCAGAAACAATGGAGTCAGGGCGAATGTCAAACAAAGTTTACTATCGATATTTCCGTGAAGGAGGaagtattattattcttataattatgattattatctACATTTTATCTCAAATAGCGACAAGTGGCGCTGATTATTGGCTCAGCTACTGGACAAACTTAGAAACCATCAGAAATAAGTGTGGAAGTTCTGCGAAAAACAACTGTTTAGTTTCTgaatttgaatataaattgatggttaataatacttttttccAATCACTTTCACTTCTTGACAGCGATGGATTTTTATCTACGATATATGCGGTTCACATTTATACAGCATGTATCGTCGGGTGTATCGTTTTAGTTATCTTAAGAAGTTTCTTTTTCATGCACGTTTGCATGAATGCTGGAAGAAAACTACATAATCACATGTTTTCAAATGTTCTGCAAGCAACGATGAACTTCTTTCATACAAATCCTTCTGGTAATTTCAAATTGCTTAAAACATATTGGATAAATGATGATGCAAAACATCATTGTGTTCGCTATcactaatttttatcttttcttcacaaatattttaattgttacacTCTTATTTCAGGGCGAATTTTGAACAGATTCTCAAAAGATGTTGGCGCAATGGATGAACTGCTTCCCCGAGCTATGCTCGAAgctattcaaatttttcttgtaaTGACAGGAATATTAGTTATCATAACGAGCGTTAATCCTTGGATGGGCATACCTATTGTAATTATGGGAACAATATTCTATCTAATACGGATTTATTATCTAAACACAGCTCAGGACATTAAACGATTGGAGGGTATTGGTATGTATTAATCAATAGATCTAATCACCAAATACAGTAGAATCTCGTTAAATCGAACCTCGATAAGTCAAAAATCTCCTAAACTCGAAGAAATGTTTCATCCCCTGCCCTCCAAGCCCCAAAACCTCCGTTGATCGGAATTTTTACTCTCTATAAGTCGAAATAATTAGTGACTCCCTACAAGCTGTTTCTGTACATATTTTCCCTCcataactcgaaaaattaaattttacctcTGTATCTCGAACATagcaatgttttattttacaacCTTTACAACTCGATTATTTGAAACTTTTAAGATGATTCGAATAATACGACATGCGCTCTATGGGTTTCCATCAAAGAGGCAAGAACCGCATTGAATACTTTAcgaatttttatagtaaatcaAAATATGTGTGTCATCTctgcaaatttgaatttttatttattttagccctctaactcaaaatttataaaaatgaatctcAACCTCTTTATGTCGAATCAAAATCCACCTAAGTCGAAATCCTCTataactcgaatttttttgccTCTCCCTTGGAGTTCGAGTTATAGAATTTCTACTGTACTTATCGTCATTATTCTTCAAAATACACtgtgaaaaaatgattttttagaaAACAAAGTATTCGTGTTAccataatttaaattgttggaaatttttaacactttttttcttCAGCTGAATGAAGAAATCACATTTTTCTTGgagtgttttttttataaaatcaagtttttttttcacacagaaagaaacaattttaaagaaagaCAAGTATTTCATTCAAACTTCAATTTCTTGATTTGTATGAAAAAGAAACTTAATTCTCCAAACAAAAATGTGATTTCTTAAGctcagaaagaaaaatattgaaaatttcgaACAATCCAAATTCTTGTAACAAGAGTGCACTTTTTTCTTAAGTAACTTTTTCTATCAGAGTAGAACAAAAAGTTCAATCGTTCAAGggttatatataaaaattaaatatttcagcaAAAAGTCCAGTTTTTTCTCATGTCAGCACTACATTAGATGGTTTGATGACCATTCGAAGCCGTGGAAAAGATGTAGAAAGAATGTTATGCAACGAATTTGATCATTATCAAGATATCCACACGGGAGCATGGTATCTAACAATCACTACAGGATCAGCATTTGGACTTATTCTTGACTTAATTTCTTGTGTTTTTGTCACATGTGTCTGTTATTCATTAATTCTTATGGATCCTggtaattatcattaattaatttgatggATCAGCTTTGCATAAGGTTGCTGACGATAACTGTTGTTTGCTTTTAGAAAACACATTTGGTGGATCTGTTGGTTTGGCTATATCACAGTCACTAATTTTGACCGGTATGCTTCAGTATGGTGTGAAGCAAACAGCTGAAGTACAGTCGCAAATGACATCGGTTGAAAGAATTATCCAGTACACCGATTTGCCGAAGGAAGGTCCAATGGAATCAACACATCCACCACCAAGCGACTGGCCATCAAAGGGTGACGTCAAATGGCAAAATGTGTCTATGAGTTATAAAGCTGAAGATCCACCTGTACTGAAGGTATAGAATACTTTGACTGATCGAGTCAGATCTGATAAGATATCAATTAACTGTATGTTTTTCCAGAACATTGATCTCGTTATAGAGTCAGGCTGGAAAGTTGGAGTCGTTGGAAGAACTGGTGCTGGAAAATCTTCTTTAATATCAGCCCTTTTCCGTTTAGCAGATGATGGTCTGCAAGGGAAGATAATAATTGACGATTTGGACACAAAAAGCATTGGCCTTCAAGATCTGCGAGCTCATATATCGATAATCCCGCAAGAGCCTATCcttttctcagaaactttgAGATATAACCTGGATCCATTCGGCAAGTATTCTGATAATGATATATGGGAAGCTCTAAGAGAAGTTGAACTGAACGATTTGACTCTTGATCAATGGGTTACTGAGAGTGGGTCAAACTTCAGTGTTGGTCAGCGTCAATTAATATGTCTTGCGAGAGCATTGTTACGAAACAATAAGATTCTTGTTTTGGATGAAGCTACTGCTAATATTGATTCTCAGTAAGTATTGCTTAATAATATACGAATGTATTGTTCagtacataatttttattactgacGGTGATTATAGGACTGATGCGATGATTCAGCGAACAATTAGAACGAAGTTTGCCAATTGTACCGTAATAACAATAGCGCATCGTTTGAATACAATCATCGACAGTGACAGGGTGCTGGTGATGGACAATGGAAATGCTGcggtatttattaaaaataaatttttatttttgtctagaaattaaattgagtGAATAACTCATTTAATTGGTTTTATTTTCTAGGAATTTGGAAGTCCGTATGAATTACTTATTGAGAATTCCAAAAGTATGTTTGCTGAAATGGTTGATCAAACTGGAAGTATAATGGCAGAGAAACTTCGTGAAGAAGTTATCAAATATCATAATGAAAGGGAGAGTTTTGAAACATTTGATGATGACGAAAATCAGCAAATGTACGACATAGATTCAAGTACAATTATAGATAGTATTAAactctaattttaaaaatataacgaaGATTTGGATAttcgatttatttaaatattataaataaatttaatatttttgaattaacaaGAGTTAACAGTTCATTGactgaaatgtttttttttatctcttctTAAAATAACCTGGATGATAACCATTCTCGTAGTACTGAACAACCTTTTGAATTTCATGATCTTCTTCAAGCAATTGAAACATCGATTTCTTTTCTTCTTGAAAAATATAGAAACCAGAGGTTCATCTGTTGACTAAATCTTGAAGAATCCATTGAGTAGTAAGattttttggtttttcgaATGTGTTTTGTAGTTCACTTCGGAGCAAGCTCTATAGCGGGTATATTGAGGTCTTAAAAAGGTGTTTAAAATTCTCAGCTTCAAAGGGAGCTTgtaacgatttttaaaaaattttttgaacatgTATATTCATACGTAAAAAAGTCCTGATAAATCCACGCTGCGTGAATGTCAAGATCCTTATATTCCTGCTGCGTAGATTTATCAGGATTTTTTTACGTGTGAATAGacatttctaaatttttttctgtcaatttttGACCTTAAGGATGGTTCCGGTGGTTTTAGAGCTGGTAAAAAACTTTTACCAGCAACTTAACtcgtaaaaatagttttaaaaatatacttgggtcaaataaatatttcatttttatacataAAGAAGATTATAATGAAGAAAGGTTATAAGTAACGTCTTTAATGATGTAGAGAAAAGATtgaggtaaaaatttttatatttattaaaacatcattacataaatttattattttttaattaataattcattgattattataattatttcaaatatttgttCGCTGATTTTTccacaacaacaataattatagatgcattcaagacaaaattttttataaaaattataaatataaaaaaaaattgtatttatacgACTAAGTACAATGGAAAGAATCAATAAATCTTTGCAGATCATCGTTATTAAGATAGTCAATGATCTCTAAAATCAATTCATATGGTAAAGGTATATACTCCTTTAGCTGTGGAAgagttttgattttttccaaaagAAAACTTCTTTTCCAAGCGCTGTCAACTTTGAATTCAAGTAAAGAGCGAAGATGACACGGATCATGGAAGTATGTTTCTAAATCAATTTTGATAGTATGATAACCATAATTCTTGAGGAATCCTATTACTCTTCTgttattaagaattttctcagcaaattcataaattgttatttttttatctccaaGATCAATAATATTGTTCTTGAGGTAACCTCGTAGAAAACTATTTTCGTATTCTTCAAGAGTCTTTCGAATTTCATGATCTTCTTTAAGCAATTGATccatcaatttctttttttctttaggaATATATAAGCTAAGAGTTCGCCTGTTAACCAAATCCAGAAGAATCCAATAAGTAGTAAGTTTTCTTTGGTTTTTAAGTATGTTCCATGACCGTGGGTCGATTCTATGAGAGCCTTCAGACCATGAACGGAAATATCTGCAAAGATCTCCAGTTGGAAGTCTTGTGTTTTGGAGAGCTTTTGACTATGTAATATCAGTTATcggtaataattttcttaccaTCGCAGAACAAGATCTGTAGGCGGCCATGTTGAGAAGTATCCGGATTTCCTTTTACGGTTGCATTTACATCAGCACCTGCTTCAATTAATTTGCACAGCGTTAGGTATTGAAAGTCTAAAAGACGCAGTTGGTTTATATAATACCGAAAATTTCCGTTTTGTGTAGCAAGTAATGAATTACATGGAACCCGCAATTATCGTGAGCATTTATCAGCTCTGAATggtctttaaattttaatgctaTCCATTGTGCAAGTTGATAGTCATCGTTCTCTAACGCGCGcattaataatgttttattgTCAGCATCTTTAATATTAGCTCCATGATCTATAAAACATTTAGCTAATTCCTCTTTTCTTTCAAGAATGGCGTAGGTTAACAGCGTGATGTTACCACCGAAATAATTAAACCATCCAGCAGAATTGGTGCCTTTCAAGCATACCTTTGAGTTTCTTGGAAACCCTGCGTTTACATCGGCGCCATAAGCCAGTAAAAAATCAGCGATACTTGGATCTCCATGTATAGAAGCTAATTGAATCGGTTGGGTCCCGTCAGAAGAGCATTTACATCTGCGTGATGAACTTGAATCAACAAATTCACCAACATTTCATTGTTATGTAAGCAAGCGAAGTGCAATGCTGTGTATCCCGCTTGCGGAGCCGTGGTCCATAAGACACTATCTACGTCTATACCCTGGGACAACATTGATATAACGTCGTCcaggttattattttttacagctttatgtagtaaattttcactcattttgaataaaattttgggttGTGGCTTTAATAGAGTATTTTTCGTTTATT harbors:
- the LOC123267637 gene encoding ATP-binding cassette sub-family C member 4-like, with the protein product MTRKVEMKLEKNPVENANPISRLFFWWTVNLFKKGNQDGLTMEDMYAPLAHDESKGLTNELEKAWNDELKKSMCNKPKNIHDGNQIKPPEPSLIKAIFRTFWLKNLYIGLLLLFQTVILRSVQPIFQAQVISFFDSGDKNLTTRNETLGYASALIATTLGVTFIMHHTNVDSQQIGMRIRIACCSLIYRKSLRLSKSALDTTAGGQIINLLSNDVNRFDLLPMYFNYLWIMPIQIVVVGYIMWQSIGIYTLIGFGSLFLLTIPIQAYASILSGKLRASIAGLTDRRVQLMSELVAGIQVIKMYAWEKPFNKIVSQTRLAEIKKIHSSSNVRGLYTSLMVFTERTTLYVTLIAFVLMGNPMKADITFQLSSYFNILQMVVAIYFPQALILFSEAIISIKRIEEFLLLDEISKSQDSNKIIKLASLTNPTKSSAKITSAVRIELDKVSANWIIGQLPPILCDVTLKVKPGELCTLVGPVGSGKSSLLNLLLQELPVSAGTVGLFQFENEKPIGFKSKHRFIQDNPEMTISYASQDPWLFSGTIRENILFGLEYDHTRYREVTRVCSLLKDFQQFPNGDLTSVGERGASLSGGQRARVNLARAIYKQADLYLLDDPLSAVDARVARILFNECISKYLHGKTRILVTHQLNYLKQADTIAMIDRGCIKHQGTFDTLMKINPEFNNLLNNMKTNDTESLQDANENHSPKKLSEEVNFFSRFDKSRTSRISIRSQDSYQFLPYQEFTTAECNTQVDSETMESGRMSNKVYYRYFREGGSIIILIIMIIIYILSQIATSGADYWLSYWTNLETIRNKCGSSAKNNCLVSEFEYKLMVNNTFFQSLSLLDSDGFLSTIYAVHIYTACIVGCIVLVILRSFFFMHVCMNAGRKLHNHMFSNVLQATMNFFHTNPSGRILNRFSKDVGAMDELLPRAMLEAIQIFLVMTGILVIITSVNPWMGIPIVIMGTIFYLIRIYYLNTAQDIKRLEGIAKSPVFSHVSTTLDGLMTIRSRGKDVERMLCNEFDHYQDIHTGAWYLTITTGSAFGLILDLISCVFVTCVCYSLILMDPENTFGGSVGLAISQSLILTGMLQYGVKQTAEVQSQMTSVERIIQYTDLPKEGPMESTHPPPSDWPSKGDVKWQNVSMSYKAEDPPVLKNIDLVIESGWKVGVVGRTGAGKSSLISALFRLADDGLQGKIIIDDLDTKSIGLQDLRAHISIIPQEPILFSETLRYNLDPFGKYSDNDIWEALREVELNDLTLDQWVTESGSNFSVGQRQLICLARALLRNNKILVLDEATANIDSQTDAMIQRTIRTKFANCTVITIAHRLNTIIDSDRVLVMDNGNAAEFGSPYELLIENSKSMFAEMVDQTGSIMAEKLREEVIKYHNERESFETFDDDENQQMYDIDSSTIIDSIKL